The sequence AGGAGCAGGTGGCCCGCTGGTGGGACGAGCGGGCACCGGAGACTGCCGCCGCACCACCGGACTGGGCCGGCGCCGGCCATGCGCCAGCGTCCTCCCGCGCGGCGACGTAGCATGGGAAGCCGCGCGTGGCACAGCGATCGGAGGGCGCCGGGTGAGCGAGCTGGAACGGCTACACAGCCCTGAGGACCTGCGCAGGTTGTCCCCCCGCCGGCTGGAAGCGCTGGCTGAGGAGATCCGCACCTTCCTGATCGAAGCGGTCGCCCGCACGGGCGGCCACCTCGGCCCGAACCTCGGCGTGGTGGAGCTGACGCTGGCGATCCACCGGGTGTTCCGCTCACCGCGGGACTCGATCGTGTTCGACACCGGCCACCAGGCCTATGTGCACAAGCTGCTCACCGGCAGGCAGGACTTCGCCACGCTGCGCCGCCGCGGCGGGCTCTCCGGCTACCCGAGCCGGACCGAGTCCGACCACGACATCGTGGAGAACTCGCACGCCTCTACCGCCGTCTCCTGGGCGGACGGCATCTCCCGGGCCCGGTTGCTGGCCGGCGACACCGACCGGCACGTGGTGGCGGTGATCGGTGACGGTGCGCTCACCGGGGGACTGGCGTGGGAGGCGTTGAACAACCTCGCCTCCTCTCCGAACCAGCGCGTGGTGATCGTCGTCAACGACAATGGCTGGTCCTACTCACCGACCGTGGGCGGCCTGGCCCGCTACCTGGACGCCGTGCGTACCGACCGCAACTACGAGCGCATGCTCGGCTGGGGCAAGCGCACGCTGCACCGCGGGGGGCCTCCTGGCCGGCTGGCCTATGACGCACTGCACGGGATGAAGAAGGGGCTCAAGGACGTCCTGACTCCCCAGCGCCACATGTTCGACGAGATCGGGATCAAGTCGATCGGCCCGGTGGACGGGCACGATCTGGACGCCATGGACGCCGCGCTGCGGGCCGCGAAACGGTTCGGTGGCCCCGTGATCGTGCACGCCATCACCCAGAAGGGCCACGGGTACACGCCGGCCGAGAGCGACGGCGTGGACCGGTTCCACACGGTCAAGGCGATCCATCCGGAGACGGGGCTACCGGTCGTTGCCTCCCGGTTCGAGTGGGGGGCGGTATTCGCCGACGAGATCGTCAAGATCGCCCGGGCCCGCTCGGACGTGGTCGGGATCACCGCGGCGATGCCGGTCCCGGTGGGCCTGGCGCCGATGGCCGAGCAGTTCCCGGACCGGGTGGTCGACGTGGGGATCGCCGAGCAGCACGCGCTCACCTCCGCCGCCGGGATGGCGTTCGCCGGCCTGCACCCCGTGGTGGCGCTGTACGCCACGTTCCTGAACCGCGCCTTCGACCAGCTGTTGATGGACGTCGCGCTGCACCGGGCCGGCGTGACGCTCGTGCTCGACCGCGCAGGCCTCACCGGTGACGACGGGCCCAGTCACAACGGGATGTGGGACCTGGCGATGCTGCGTCTGGTGCCCGGTCTGCAGTTGGCCGCCCCGCGGGACGAAGCCACGCTCCGCGAGGCACTCCGGGAGGCGATCGCCGTCGACGACGCACCCACGGTGCTCCGCTACCCCAAGGGGGCGCTCGGGGAGCCCATCCGGGCGATCGCTCGCACCGGTGGGGTGGACGTGCTCGCCCGGCACACTGGCCTGGGGGAGCACCGGGTCCTGATCGTGGGCATCGGCGCCTTCGTCAAGGCCGCGGTGGAAACGGGGGAGGCGCTGGCCGAACAGGGATTCTCGGTCACCGTGGTTGACCCCCGTTGGCCGATCCCGATGCCGGAGGCAGTGCTCGACGGCGCTGCTCGCCACTCTCTGGTGGTCACCATCGAGGACGGTCTGGTCTCCGGTGGGGTCGGTGCCGGGTTGCGGGAGCAGCTCGCCGAGCGGGGGGTCAGCACGCCGGTGCTCACCCGCGGTGTGCCGCACCGGTTCCTGGCCCACGCATCCCGGGCGGAGCTGATCGAAGAGTTCGGTCTGCGCGCCCAGGACATCGCCCGTGACGCTGCGGCCGCGGTGATGGCACACACGAGTAGTA is a genomic window of Ruania zhangjianzhongii containing:
- the dxs gene encoding 1-deoxy-D-xylulose-5-phosphate synthase, with amino-acid sequence MSELERLHSPEDLRRLSPRRLEALAEEIRTFLIEAVARTGGHLGPNLGVVELTLAIHRVFRSPRDSIVFDTGHQAYVHKLLTGRQDFATLRRRGGLSGYPSRTESDHDIVENSHASTAVSWADGISRARLLAGDTDRHVVAVIGDGALTGGLAWEALNNLASSPNQRVVIVVNDNGWSYSPTVGGLARYLDAVRTDRNYERMLGWGKRTLHRGGPPGRLAYDALHGMKKGLKDVLTPQRHMFDEIGIKSIGPVDGHDLDAMDAALRAAKRFGGPVIVHAITQKGHGYTPAESDGVDRFHTVKAIHPETGLPVVASRFEWGAVFADEIVKIARARSDVVGITAAMPVPVGLAPMAEQFPDRVVDVGIAEQHALTSAAGMAFAGLHPVVALYATFLNRAFDQLLMDVALHRAGVTLVLDRAGLTGDDGPSHNGMWDLAMLRLVPGLQLAAPRDEATLREALREAIAVDDAPTVLRYPKGALGEPIRAIARTGGVDVLARHTGLGEHRVLIVGIGAFVKAAVETGEALAEQGFSVTVVDPRWPIPMPEAVLDGAARHSLVVTIEDGLVSGGVGAGLREQLAERGVSTPVLTRGVPHRFLAHASRAELIEEFGLRAQDIARDAAAAVMAHTSSRADDRLAPRAPGSAG